A window of the Motilibacter rhizosphaerae genome harbors these coding sequences:
- a CDS encoding amidohydrolase family protein, whose protein sequence is MPQRDVIDAHHHLWHPQDPGQEWLAEPGLERIRAPFGMQEFRSASTNGVGGVPVAGSVVVQSVATTEETAALLATAADDDLLAAVVGWVDLTGDVPAQLAALQSGPGGDALRGLRHLVQSEEDPRWLLRPDVLRGLRAVEDAGLAYDVLVRVHQLASAEELARTLPGLRLVLDHAGKPDLAGGELAGWRAGISRLAEHEGVVVKLSGLVTEADHAHWSPGDIAPAWDTLLEAFGPSRIAFGSDWPYCLLAATWERWAAVVAELVDPLSPTEQDQVLRATATTAYALDR, encoded by the coding sequence GTGCCCCAGCGCGATGTGATCGACGCCCACCACCACCTCTGGCACCCGCAGGACCCCGGCCAGGAGTGGCTCGCGGAGCCGGGCCTCGAGCGGATCCGTGCGCCGTTCGGGATGCAGGAGTTCCGCAGCGCCAGCACCAACGGCGTGGGCGGTGTGCCCGTGGCGGGCAGCGTGGTCGTCCAGTCCGTCGCCACCACCGAGGAGACCGCCGCGCTGCTGGCCACCGCCGCCGACGACGACCTCCTCGCCGCGGTCGTCGGGTGGGTCGACCTGACCGGCGACGTGCCGGCCCAGCTCGCCGCACTGCAGTCGGGGCCGGGCGGCGACGCCCTCCGGGGTCTGCGCCACCTCGTGCAGTCGGAGGAGGACCCGCGGTGGCTCCTGCGGCCCGACGTCCTGCGCGGCCTGCGCGCGGTGGAGGACGCCGGCCTGGCCTACGACGTCCTCGTCCGCGTTCACCAGCTCGCGTCCGCTGAGGAGCTGGCCCGTACGCTGCCCGGCCTGCGCCTCGTCCTCGACCACGCCGGCAAGCCCGACCTCGCCGGCGGGGAGCTCGCCGGCTGGCGTGCCGGCATCTCCCGGCTGGCCGAGCACGAGGGCGTCGTCGTCAAGCTCTCCGGGCTCGTCACCGAGGCCGACCACGCGCACTGGTCGCCGGGCGACATCGCGCCCGCGTGGGACACCCTGCTCGAGGCCTTCGGCCCGAGCCGGATCGCCTTCGGCTCCGACTGGCCCTACTGCCTGCTCGCCGCCACGTGGGAGCGCTGGGCCGCGGTCGTCGCCGAGCTGGTCGACCCGCTCTCCCCCACCGAGCAGGACCAGGTGCTGCGCGCGACCGCCACCACGGCGTACGCGCTCGATCGCTGA
- a CDS encoding ABC transporter substrate-binding protein: MPALPTPPVPSSRRTRAGVLAVAALAVTAACSSPGSGSSSAAPSSGAGSAPAAAGGATAGAAQGSASTGASGAAGAAPSCGTAPVTMTGYFETGFPLPKALTDEFTKQYPNVTWSIREDQFAVITQNAPRTLADNPPDLMRLPQMSELAKDHLLLDLDSYAKAFGWDQWPASQLEQLRISADGSRGTGPLYANGLNFSMTGIFYNKKLAAQIGMTKPPATVAELDSLLQKAKSAGITPIAQFNGGATGGFAFPLQNLMAAYGPAGPINDWIFDKPGATIDTPSNQQAAAHLQEWISKGYFAKDVNSLDYAAMMSRFIGGKSLFIFDGDWESGNLDKQMAGNVGFFLMPPAQAGGKQAAMSAPLTYGIAAKAKHADCAAFFLNWVATNQQARTIAVQVGGSHPMGAADAYMPPVKAGTVTAATLAAGAKIGQDNGAMDFIANATGAVYAKSWTPNLQRMVGGQQTGAKMLASVQKDYQSQLGH; the protein is encoded by the coding sequence ATGCCCGCCCTCCCCACCCCTCCCGTCCCCTCGTCCCGGCGCACGCGGGCAGGCGTGCTCGCGGTCGCCGCCCTGGCCGTGACGGCTGCGTGCAGCAGCCCGGGGAGCGGCAGCTCGTCCGCTGCTCCGAGCTCCGGTGCGGGCAGCGCTCCCGCCGCCGCCGGTGGCGCGACGGCGGGAGCCGCCCAGGGGAGTGCCTCCACCGGCGCCTCCGGTGCCGCCGGTGCTGCTCCGTCGTGCGGCACCGCCCCGGTGACGATGACGGGCTACTTCGAGACGGGATTCCCGCTGCCGAAGGCGCTCACCGACGAGTTCACCAAGCAGTACCCCAACGTCACGTGGTCGATCCGGGAGGACCAGTTCGCCGTCATCACGCAGAACGCCCCCCGCACGCTGGCCGACAACCCGCCCGACCTCATGCGGCTGCCGCAGATGTCCGAGCTCGCCAAGGACCACCTGCTGCTCGATCTCGACAGCTACGCCAAGGCGTTCGGCTGGGACCAGTGGCCCGCCTCGCAGCTCGAGCAGCTGCGCATCTCCGCCGACGGGAGCCGTGGCACCGGCCCGCTCTACGCCAACGGGCTGAACTTCAGCATGACCGGCATCTTCTACAACAAGAAGCTCGCCGCGCAGATCGGCATGACGAAGCCGCCGGCGACAGTCGCGGAGCTGGACTCCCTGCTGCAGAAGGCGAAGAGCGCGGGCATCACGCCCATCGCGCAGTTCAACGGCGGCGCCACGGGCGGCTTCGCGTTCCCGCTGCAGAACCTCATGGCGGCGTACGGGCCGGCCGGCCCCATCAACGACTGGATCTTCGACAAGCCGGGCGCCACGATCGACACGCCGAGCAACCAGCAGGCCGCTGCGCACCTGCAGGAGTGGATCTCCAAGGGCTACTTCGCCAAGGACGTCAACTCCTTGGACTACGCGGCGATGATGAGCCGCTTCATCGGGGGCAAGAGCCTGTTCATCTTCGACGGTGACTGGGAGTCGGGGAACCTCGACAAGCAGATGGCCGGCAACGTGGGCTTCTTCCTCATGCCCCCCGCCCAGGCGGGCGGCAAGCAGGCGGCGATGTCGGCTCCGCTGACCTACGGCATCGCGGCCAAGGCGAAGCACGCCGACTGCGCGGCGTTCTTCCTCAACTGGGTGGCGACGAACCAGCAGGCCCGCACGATCGCCGTGCAGGTGGGCGGTTCGCACCCCATGGGGGCGGCCGACGCGTACATGCCTCCGGTGAAGGCGGGCACGGTCACGGCGGCGACCCTCGCCGCCGGTGCGAAGATCGGCCAGGACAACGGCGCCATGGACTTCATCGCCAACGCGACCGGAGCGGTCTACGCGAAGAGCTGGACGCCGAACCTGCAGCGGATGGTGGGTGGCCAGCAGACCGGGGCGAAGATGCTCGCCTCCGTGCAGAAGGACTACCAGAGCCAGCTGGGGCACTGA
- a CDS encoding aldo/keto reductase, whose amino-acid sequence MGRRRIAGTAVEVTELGFGASVIGNLYREVDDKTAAGAVRAAWDGGIRTFDTAPHYGLGLSERRLGAALRPLLASAGRGEAVVSSKVGRLLEPRLPPLPQDDDGFAVPGDLVRRFDYSRDGVLRSLEQTLERTGLDRLDVVYVHDPDEHWDEAAHQAVPALVELRDQGVVGAVGAGMNQSAMLTRFLRETDVDLVMLAGRYTLLEQGALDDVLPAAIETGKSVVAAGVFNSGLLAQDDVPDDATYEYRQAPTELLSRARQIAEVCRRHATTLPAAAIAFPLRHPAVVSVTLGMRTPAEVEGNLARAAAPVPAELWAELEERGLLRSWAPATRITSTLATTPTEDHQ is encoded by the coding sequence CTGGGCAGACGGCGCATCGCGGGGACCGCGGTCGAGGTGACCGAGCTGGGCTTCGGGGCGTCGGTGATCGGCAACCTCTACCGCGAGGTCGACGACAAGACCGCCGCGGGCGCCGTACGCGCCGCCTGGGACGGCGGGATCCGCACCTTCGACACTGCTCCGCACTACGGGCTGGGGCTGTCCGAGCGCAGGCTCGGAGCCGCCCTGCGCCCGCTGCTCGCCTCCGCGGGGCGGGGGGAGGCGGTCGTCAGCTCGAAGGTCGGGCGGCTGCTGGAGCCCCGCCTCCCGCCGCTGCCGCAGGATGACGACGGCTTCGCGGTGCCGGGGGACCTCGTCCGCCGCTTCGACTACAGCCGCGACGGCGTCCTGCGCTCGCTCGAGCAGACGCTGGAGCGCACCGGGCTCGACCGGCTCGACGTCGTCTACGTGCACGATCCCGACGAGCACTGGGACGAGGCCGCGCACCAGGCGGTCCCCGCCCTCGTCGAGCTGCGCGACCAGGGCGTCGTCGGCGCCGTGGGCGCGGGGATGAACCAGTCCGCGATGCTCACGCGGTTCCTGCGCGAGACCGACGTCGACCTCGTCATGCTCGCCGGCCGCTACACGCTGCTCGAGCAGGGTGCGCTGGACGACGTCCTCCCCGCGGCGATCGAGACCGGGAAGTCCGTGGTCGCGGCGGGCGTCTTCAACTCCGGCCTGCTCGCGCAGGACGACGTGCCGGACGATGCGACCTACGAGTACCGGCAGGCGCCGACGGAGCTGCTGTCCCGGGCCCGGCAGATCGCCGAGGTGTGCCGCCGGCACGCGACGACGCTGCCCGCCGCGGCCATCGCGTTCCCGCTGCGCCACCCCGCCGTCGTCAGCGTCACCCTCGGCATGCGGACACCGGCCGAGGTCGAGGGGAACCTCGCGCGCGCCGCCGCCCCCGTGCCCGCGGAGCTGTGGGCCGAGCTCGAGGAGCGCGGGCTGCTGCGGAGCTGGGCACCAGCGACCCGCATCACCTCGACCCTGGCCACCACGCCCACGGAGGATCACCAGTGA
- a CDS encoding carbohydrate ABC transporter permease: protein MERRPRRGRRSARRAVTGWLFVAPAFLVYAVFVLRPMVISVQYSLYEWDGVGASTWVGLRNYGRLFTESALSGSIVNAFKLIVFFSFVPVVLGLLIAASIRQIAASRFAGVARTVLFLPQVIPLVAAGIVWSWLLSSTGFVNQALGWVGLGSVARAWLGDFTFALPAVGVIGAWVLLGLCTLLLLAGMTKIDPSLYEAARLDGAGPVREFRSITLPALRQEIGVCVTVTVIAALASFDIIYISTQGGPGNSTMVPGLEIYYLAFTERQVGQASALGVALMVLVLACVLPIQWLTKERD from the coding sequence GTGGAGCGCCGTCCGCGCCGCGGGCGGCGCTCCGCCCGGCGAGCGGTGACCGGGTGGCTGTTCGTGGCGCCGGCGTTCCTCGTCTACGCCGTCTTCGTGCTGCGCCCCATGGTGATCAGCGTCCAGTACTCGCTGTACGAGTGGGACGGCGTGGGGGCCTCGACCTGGGTGGGGCTGCGCAACTACGGGCGGCTGTTCACCGAGTCGGCGCTGTCCGGCTCGATCGTCAACGCCTTCAAGCTCATCGTCTTCTTCAGCTTCGTGCCGGTCGTGCTCGGCCTGCTCATCGCCGCGTCGATCCGGCAGATCGCCGCGAGCCGCTTCGCCGGCGTGGCGCGTACGGTGCTGTTCCTCCCGCAGGTCATCCCGTTGGTGGCGGCGGGCATCGTGTGGAGCTGGCTGCTGTCCTCGACCGGCTTCGTGAACCAGGCGCTCGGCTGGGTCGGCCTCGGGTCGGTGGCGCGGGCCTGGCTGGGGGACTTCACCTTCGCGCTCCCCGCGGTGGGGGTCATCGGGGCATGGGTGCTGCTGGGGCTGTGCACCCTGCTCCTGCTGGCCGGCATGACGAAGATCGACCCCTCGCTCTACGAGGCGGCCCGCCTCGACGGTGCCGGCCCGGTGCGTGAGTTCCGCTCCATCACGCTGCCGGCGCTGCGCCAGGAGATCGGCGTCTGCGTCACCGTCACGGTGATCGCCGCGCTCGCGAGCTTCGACATCATCTACATCTCGACGCAGGGCGGCCCGGGGAACTCCACGATGGTCCCCGGCCTCGAGATCTACTACCTGGCCTTCACCGAGCGCCAGGTCGGGCAGGCCTCCGCGCTGGGCGTCGCGCTGATGGTGCTCGTGCTCGCCTGCGTCCTGCCCATCCAGTGGCTGACGAAGGAGCGCGACTGA
- a CDS encoding L-rhamnose mutarotase, protein MIVALRTRLRVGHEEAYGRDHARVPDELFDALLRAGVTDWHIWRSGLDLFHVVECQDWAQTRASMATEPVEAVWQEHIGQHLEQPVDEEGHPRELLMAPVWSFADQRQGPAVP, encoded by the coding sequence GTGATCGTCGCCCTGCGCACCCGCTTGAGGGTCGGCCACGAGGAGGCCTACGGCCGGGACCACGCGCGGGTCCCGGACGAGCTGTTCGACGCCCTCCTCCGCGCCGGCGTCACCGACTGGCACATCTGGCGCAGCGGGCTCGACCTCTTCCACGTCGTCGAGTGCCAGGACTGGGCGCAGACCCGGGCCTCGATGGCCACGGAGCCCGTCGAGGCCGTCTGGCAGGAGCACATCGGCCAGCACCTCGAGCAGCCGGTGGACGAGGAGGGCCACCCGCGCGAGCTGCTGATGGCCCCGGTGTGGAGCTTCGCCGACCAGCGGCAGGGTCCGGCGGTCCCCTGA
- a CDS encoding zinc-dependent alcohol dehydrogenase gives MPPTVLSAQYQGAQVIAAVPVERRAPGPGQVEIAPAYTGICGTDLHVLHGDMDRRVTPPAVIGHETAGYVVEVGEGVEGWSPGDAVTVVPLAADGTCPACRAGNGHVCEHLDFLGIDSTGALAERWVVPAEALLRLPDGLDIRTAALLEPTAVAVHDVRRARVAAGEAVLVVGGGPVGLLIALVARQAGAAVTVVEPDAARRAAAEAVGLAVLDPTSEDVTAAVLDRTDGAGAAVAFEVSGTQPGLDTAVAALAVRGRVCQVGIHAAPRTIDVHRFFWRELELLGARLYTRADWQEAVDLVAGGTLPVEGLISRVVPLAEVADAFAALAGGGGVVKVLVDCGGATERSA, from the coding sequence GTGCCCCCCACCGTCCTGTCCGCGCAGTACCAGGGTGCGCAGGTCATCGCCGCCGTCCCCGTCGAGCGCCGAGCGCCCGGCCCCGGCCAGGTGGAGATCGCGCCTGCCTACACGGGGATCTGCGGCACCGACCTGCACGTGCTGCACGGCGACATGGACCGGCGCGTCACGCCGCCGGCCGTCATCGGGCACGAGACCGCCGGCTACGTCGTGGAGGTCGGGGAGGGCGTCGAGGGATGGTCGCCCGGTGACGCGGTGACCGTGGTCCCGCTCGCGGCGGACGGCACGTGCCCCGCCTGCCGCGCCGGCAACGGCCACGTCTGCGAGCACCTGGACTTCCTCGGGATCGACTCCACCGGCGCCCTGGCCGAGCGGTGGGTCGTGCCGGCGGAGGCGCTGCTGCGCCTGCCCGACGGCCTCGACATCCGCACCGCCGCGCTGCTCGAGCCGACGGCGGTCGCGGTGCACGACGTACGCCGTGCGCGGGTCGCCGCCGGGGAGGCCGTCCTCGTCGTCGGCGGCGGCCCGGTCGGCCTGCTCATCGCCCTCGTCGCCCGGCAGGCCGGTGCTGCCGTGACCGTCGTGGAGCCGGACGCTGCCCGGCGCGCGGCGGCCGAGGCCGTCGGGCTGGCCGTGCTCGACCCGACGAGCGAGGACGTCACGGCCGCGGTGCTGGACCGCACGGACGGCGCCGGCGCGGCCGTCGCCTTCGAGGTGTCCGGCACCCAGCCGGGGCTCGACACCGCCGTCGCCGCGCTCGCCGTCCGCGGCCGCGTCTGCCAGGTGGGCATCCACGCCGCACCCCGCACGATCGACGTGCACCGGTTCTTCTGGCGCGAGCTGGAGCTCCTGGGGGCGCGGCTCTACACGCGCGCCGACTGGCAGGAGGCGGTCGACCTCGTCGCCGGCGGCACGCTGCCGGTGGAGGGGCTCATCAGCCGGGTGGTGCCGCTGGCGGAGGTCGCGGACGCGTTCGCGGCGCTCGCGGGGGGCGGCGGGGTCGTCAAGGTCCTCGTCGACTGCGGCGGCGCGACGGAGCGGTCGGCATGA
- a CDS encoding sugar kinase, whose translation MSGPVLALGEVMLRFDPGEERIATARSFRVWEGGGEYNVAKALASCFGRPARVVTALVDDPLGQLVAREARAGGVDTSAVRWVPAYGPLGHARTGLNFVERGAGVRGALGVSDRSSSAASQLRPEDLDWDLLLTGASWLHTGGVFAALSDTTALVAEQALDAAARHGVRTSYDTNYRPSLWRHRGGREAALLLDERLASRADVVFGALGLDAEDHGELATVDELAEALARLGESRGHDQLLVSSWRRVPSAVANDFSGAAWSRATGAVTGPVLAGVPVLDRIGSGDAYAAGVLHRLLDAEDHRDPGADALREGLALGVAAGALTMSTPGDSLCASAAEVEALARGGTAHVRR comes from the coding sequence GTGAGCGGCCCGGTGCTCGCCCTCGGGGAGGTCATGCTGCGCTTCGACCCCGGCGAGGAGCGCATCGCGACGGCCAGGTCCTTCCGCGTGTGGGAGGGCGGCGGCGAGTACAACGTGGCCAAGGCGCTCGCCTCCTGCTTCGGTCGCCCCGCCCGCGTCGTCACCGCCCTCGTCGACGACCCCCTCGGGCAGCTCGTCGCGCGCGAGGCGCGGGCCGGAGGTGTCGACACGAGCGCGGTGCGCTGGGTGCCGGCGTACGGACCCCTGGGCCACGCGCGCACCGGCCTCAACTTCGTCGAGCGGGGCGCCGGGGTGCGCGGCGCGCTCGGCGTCTCCGACCGCTCCTCCTCGGCGGCCTCGCAGCTGCGCCCGGAGGACCTCGACTGGGACCTGCTGCTGACGGGCGCCTCTTGGCTGCACACCGGCGGGGTCTTCGCCGCGCTGTCGGACACGACAGCCCTCGTCGCGGAGCAGGCGCTCGACGCGGCGGCCCGGCACGGCGTGCGGACGTCCTACGACACCAACTACCGGCCGAGCCTGTGGCGGCACCGCGGCGGGCGAGAGGCGGCGCTGCTCCTCGACGAGCGGCTCGCCTCCCGCGCCGACGTCGTCTTCGGCGCGCTCGGCCTGGACGCGGAGGACCACGGCGAGCTGGCCACGGTCGACGAGCTCGCGGAGGCACTGGCCCGGCTCGGCGAGTCGCGCGGGCACGACCAGCTCCTCGTCAGCAGCTGGCGTCGGGTGCCCAGCGCGGTGGCCAACGACTTCTCCGGCGCGGCCTGGAGCCGCGCGACGGGCGCGGTGACGGGCCCGGTCCTCGCGGGTGTCCCCGTCCTCGACCGGATCGGAAGCGGCGACGCGTACGCCGCCGGCGTGCTGCACCGGCTGCTCGATGCCGAGGACCACCGGGACCCGGGCGCCGACGCGCTGCGCGAGGGGCTGGCGCTCGGCGTGGCGGCGGGGGCCCTCACGATGAGCACCCCGGGAGACTCGCTGTGCGCCAGTGCAGCGGAGGTCGAGGCCCTCGCGAGGGGTGGCACGGCGCATGTCCGACGGTGA
- a CDS encoding SGNH/GDSL hydrolase family protein, with protein sequence MGDEPMGDLVEEQARRGNGAPPWLDAATIARYTHFERLPQHAMVGLEPELGLLLDAHFVGCPPQQLQAIRDEHARAVTAAAEDLLAEPGFADDLLRAVAVTGPRIVVLGDSITADSLSWANLLAACVTLVSALDGASVVNLAVSGSTTSETIPMFDLVAREEPTAVLAMLGTNDGRRQGSTAGVRTVSAGETRRNLLALQQLTEDEVGARFFAVAPPPMDQQRYLAVTPEASPTRFTTEDLDDTLAVLRGTLPGLIELPDLPDDGQADEFWLPDGLHPTLAGQRALLRRIAYGLARAA encoded by the coding sequence ATGGGCGACGAGCCGATGGGCGACCTCGTGGAAGAGCAGGCACGCAGGGGGAACGGCGCCCCGCCGTGGTTGGACGCGGCCACCATCGCGCGCTACACGCACTTCGAGCGGCTGCCCCAGCACGCCATGGTGGGGCTGGAGCCGGAGCTCGGGCTGCTGCTCGACGCCCACTTCGTGGGGTGCCCTCCGCAGCAGCTGCAGGCGATCCGCGACGAGCACGCCCGCGCGGTGACCGCCGCGGCCGAGGACCTCCTCGCCGAGCCGGGGTTCGCCGACGACCTGCTACGGGCGGTGGCGGTCACCGGCCCGCGGATCGTCGTGCTCGGCGACTCCATCACGGCGGACAGCCTGAGCTGGGCCAACCTGCTGGCGGCCTGCGTCACGCTGGTCTCCGCGCTCGACGGAGCGAGCGTCGTCAACCTGGCCGTCAGCGGCTCCACCACGAGCGAGACGATCCCGATGTTCGACCTGGTGGCGCGGGAGGAGCCGACCGCGGTCCTCGCCATGCTCGGCACCAACGACGGGCGCCGGCAGGGGAGCACCGCGGGCGTGCGCACCGTCAGTGCCGGCGAGACCCGCCGCAACCTGCTGGCGCTGCAGCAGCTCACCGAGGACGAGGTCGGGGCGCGGTTCTTCGCCGTGGCGCCGCCGCCGATGGACCAGCAGCGCTACCTCGCCGTGACCCCCGAGGCGTCGCCGACCCGCTTCACCACCGAGGACCTGGACGACACGCTCGCCGTCCTGCGCGGGACGCTGCCCGGCCTCATCGAGCTGCCCGACCTCCCCGACGACGGGCAGGCCGACGAGTTCTGGCTGCCCGACGGCCTCCACCCGACGCTCGCCGGGCAGCGCGCGCTGCTCCGGCGGATCGCGTACGGGCTGGCGCGCGCCGCCTGA
- a CDS encoding SDR family oxidoreductase: MSAGQDLTGRLAVVTGATRGIGAAVATALAAAGADVIGLGSTRAPGADVEQAVRSHGRSFEGLACDLRDRAAVTALAAELVGRERTPDILVNNAGTIRRTPAADHALDDWDDVLAIDLTSQFVLAQALARPMLERGGGKVVFTASLLSFQGGITVPGYAAAKHGIAGLTKALANEWASRGVNVNAVAPGYVVTDNTEALRQDAARSQAILDRIPAGRWATPEDVAGAVVFLASPAAAYVHGVVLPVDGGWLAR, from the coding sequence ATGAGCGCGGGACAGGACCTCACCGGTCGGCTGGCGGTCGTCACCGGGGCGACCCGCGGGATCGGTGCCGCTGTCGCGACCGCCCTCGCGGCCGCCGGGGCCGACGTCATCGGGCTCGGCTCCACGCGAGCGCCTGGGGCGGACGTGGAGCAGGCCGTGCGCTCCCACGGCCGCAGCTTCGAGGGGCTGGCGTGCGACCTGCGCGACCGCGCTGCCGTCACCGCGCTCGCCGCGGAGCTCGTCGGCCGGGAGCGGACGCCCGACATCCTCGTCAACAACGCGGGCACGATCCGCCGCACACCGGCCGCGGACCACGCGCTCGACGACTGGGACGACGTCCTCGCGATCGACCTCACCAGCCAGTTCGTCCTCGCCCAGGCGCTCGCGCGGCCGATGCTCGAGCGCGGGGGCGGCAAGGTGGTGTTCACCGCGTCGCTGCTGAGCTTCCAGGGCGGCATCACGGTCCCCGGGTACGCCGCGGCGAAGCACGGCATCGCCGGGCTCACCAAGGCGCTCGCCAACGAGTGGGCGTCGCGCGGCGTCAACGTCAACGCGGTCGCGCCCGGCTACGTCGTCACCGACAACACCGAGGCGCTGCGGCAGGATGCTGCCCGCTCGCAGGCGATCCTCGACCGCATCCCGGCCGGGCGGTGGGCGACACCGGAGGACGTCGCGGGCGCAGTGGTCTTCCTCGCGAGCCCCGCCGCGGCGTACGTCCACGGCGTCGTGCTCCCCGTCGACGGCGGGTGGCTCGCGCGGTGA
- a CDS encoding bifunctional 4-hydroxy-2-oxoglutarate aldolase/2-dehydro-3-deoxy-phosphogluconate aldolase: MSDPGTELVQALAPCPLLPVLVVGGTDGAQLARALREGGVRAAEVTLRTPQALDVLAACAGQEDLLVGAGTVLDPDDVDAAAAAGARFVVSPGLDLEVVERAHARGLAAVPGVQTASEVQRAHRAGLRLLKFFPAATSGGPRAVAALGGPFGAMRFVPTGGISAADARSYLELPNVVGVGGSWFVPPALVDGLGGPTAYAALVDSVRTAVGAVA, translated from the coding sequence GTGAGCGACCCCGGGACCGAGCTCGTCCAGGCGCTCGCGCCGTGCCCCCTGCTCCCCGTCCTCGTGGTCGGCGGGACCGACGGCGCGCAGCTCGCCCGAGCGCTGCGCGAGGGGGGCGTACGCGCCGCCGAGGTCACGCTGCGCACCCCGCAGGCGCTCGACGTGCTGGCCGCCTGCGCCGGGCAGGAGGACCTGCTCGTCGGCGCCGGCACGGTCCTCGACCCGGACGACGTGGATGCCGCCGCCGCCGCCGGTGCCCGCTTCGTCGTGAGCCCGGGACTCGACCTGGAGGTCGTCGAGCGGGCGCACGCCCGCGGGCTCGCCGCCGTCCCGGGGGTGCAGACCGCCAGCGAGGTGCAGCGCGCGCACCGGGCCGGCCTGCGGCTGCTGAAGTTCTTCCCCGCCGCCACGAGCGGCGGACCCCGTGCCGTCGCGGCCCTCGGCGGGCCCTTCGGCGCCATGCGCTTCGTACCGACCGGGGGCATCTCGGCCGCTGACGCGCGCTCCTACCTCGAGCTGCCCAACGTCGTCGGGGTCGGCGGCAGCTGGTTCGTGCCGCCCGCGCTCGTCGACGGGCTGGGTGGTCCCACTGCCTACGCCGCGCTCGTCGACAGCGTCCGGACCGCCGTCGGGGCGGTGGCGTGA
- a CDS encoding carbohydrate ABC transporter permease: MLVHQREAVVGRGLLILLMLITVLPFLSLVVTALHPSGTYPEGISWPHSPHWGNFADAFRAADMGKLLLSSVLIVLGVVPASLLLGTMAGFAFGHLRMAGHRVVFLLFVLGLTLPFEGILTPLYYQVRDMGLLNTRWAIILPLIGLFMPFSVLWMRAHFVNVPAELSEAASVDGASTWQQFWRIQVPLATPALSSLAILLFLWTWNQFLLSIVLVDDPTKRTMAGALGAFQGQYGTDIPLLCAGSVLILLPTLAVFLVFQRRFVSALLQGSVKG, encoded by the coding sequence ATGCTCGTCCACCAGCGCGAGGCCGTGGTCGGTCGCGGGCTCCTCATCCTGCTCATGCTCATCACCGTGCTGCCGTTCCTCAGCCTGGTCGTGACGGCGCTCCACCCGTCGGGCACCTACCCGGAGGGCATCTCCTGGCCGCACAGCCCCCACTGGGGGAACTTCGCGGACGCCTTCCGCGCGGCCGACATGGGCAAGCTGCTCCTCTCGAGCGTGCTCATCGTGCTGGGCGTCGTGCCGGCGTCCCTGCTGCTCGGCACCATGGCGGGCTTCGCCTTCGGCCACCTGCGGATGGCGGGGCACCGGGTGGTCTTCCTGCTGTTCGTCCTCGGGCTCACCCTGCCCTTCGAGGGCATCCTGACCCCGCTCTACTACCAGGTCCGCGACATGGGGCTGCTCAACACCAGATGGGCCATCATCCTGCCGCTCATCGGGCTGTTCATGCCGTTCTCCGTGCTCTGGATGCGCGCGCACTTCGTCAACGTGCCGGCCGAGCTCTCGGAGGCCGCCAGTGTTGACGGAGCTTCGACGTGGCAGCAGTTCTGGCGGATCCAGGTGCCGCTCGCGACGCCGGCGCTCTCGTCGCTGGCGATCCTGCTCTTCCTCTGGACGTGGAACCAGTTCCTCCTCTCCATCGTCCTGGTCGACGACCCGACCAAGCGCACGATGGCGGGTGCGCTGGGCGCCTTCCAGGGTCAGTACGGCACCGACATCCCCTTGCTGTGCGCGGGTTCGGTGCTCATCCTGCTGCCGACGCTGGCGGTCTTCCTCGTCTTCCAGCGCCGCTTCGTCTCCGCCCTGCTCCAGGGCTCGGTCAAGGGCTGA